The DNA sequence GAGCAACTCTTCGAGCAACCCCGCCTCTTCCGTCGTCAGATTCCCCTTCGTCTTCTCTTGCAACATCCCCAACAGATCGATCGTTTGCCGCGCCGCGCCGAGGTCTTTGGTCGTCAGATTGGTCTGCGGATTTGGAATCAACCCCAGCGCCACTTGCGTGGAGCCGGCCAACGAGAGACAGAAATGGCCGAAACTGAGTTGTTGCAGCGAACCGCGCGGCGCGCCACCAGTCTCGGTCTTGGGCGCACTCGTCTCCGCAGCAGGCGTTTGCGGCGGAGGCGGCGGAACCGGCGCGGCTTCCGCAACCGTTTCCTCCACGGTGCGCGGCGCCCCACTCTCGTCGAACGCGCGGCGATCGACCACTTTCAAGCCAGCATCTTTTTCGTCATGGTTCATAGCAGAGGCCCATAGCGAGTTGCGCCGTGCATTGTCAACCCGCGTTCCCAATCGCAGTCCGCAATCGTCGCGCCAACGCCGTGCCGAGCGCTGCGGCCTGCGCCGCCGAACCAACCTCCGTCTCGCGGCACATCCGCTGTCCGTCGGCCATCGCCAGAAAGGCCTGCAGTCGAATCGCATCCCCATCCCACGTCGCCAATCCGGCCAACGGCGTATGGCAATCGCCTTCGATCTCCGCCAACAACGCCCGCTCCGCCGCCACCAACACTGCCTCGCGCGGATCGTGGCAGGCCTGGCGAACCGTCGTTGTCGCCGCCGCATCATC is a window from the Deltaproteobacteria bacterium genome containing:
- a CDS encoding DUF1844 domain-containing protein — its product is MNHDEKDAGLKVVDRRAFDESGAPRTVEETVAEAAPVPPPPPQTPAAETSAPKTETGGAPRGSLQQLSFGHFCLSLAGSTQVALGLIPNPQTNLTTKDLGAARQTIDLLGMLQEKTKGNLTTEEAGLLEELLYTLRMQYIEVTKPKVP